The stretch of DNA GCGGGGAGCGGTCGATGAGCGGCAGAGTCGTGGTGGTCGGCTCCGCGAACGTCGACCTCGTCGTCGACGTGGCGCGGCACCCGTCACCGGGGGAGACGGTGCTGGGCGGGGACCTGCGGCGCAGCCCCGGGGGCAAGGGCGCCAACCAGGCGGTCGCCGCCGCCCGCGCGGGAGGGGCGACGACGTCGTTCGTCGGCGCGCTCGGTCACGACGACGCGGCCGAGCTCCTGCTCGAGTCGCTGCGGGACGCGGGCGTGAGCACCGACACGGTCCAGCGGGTCGACGTACCGACCGGCACGGCCCTGATCACCGTCACGCCGGACGGGGAGAACACGATCGTCGTCGCCCCCGGCGCGAACCCCCGCGTCCGCGTGACCTCCGCCGCCACCGCGGCCGTGGGGGAGGCGGACGTGATCCTGGCCCAGCTGGAGATCCCGCTCGAGGCGGTCCTCTCGGCAGCCGCAGCGCGCCGGCCCGGGTGCCTGCTGATCGTCAACGCGGCACCGTCGCGTCCGCTGCCCGACCAGCTGTGGGCGGCGATCGACGTGCTGGTGGTCAACGAGCACGAGGCCGTCGACCTCGGCCGGCACGACGGCGACGTCGACACCGCCGTGGAGCTCCTGCTCGCGAAGGTGCCGACGGTCGTGGTCACGATGGGCGAACGTGGCGCGCTGGTCGCGCGACGCGGCACCTCGGTGGTGCGCGTGCCCTCGATCGAGGTCGAGCCCGTCGACGCCACAGGTGCGGGCGACACCTTCTGC from Cellulomonas sp. NTE-D12 encodes:
- a CDS encoding ribokinase, which translates into the protein MSGRVVVVGSANVDLVVDVARHPSPGETVLGGDLRRSPGGKGANQAVAAARAGGATTSFVGALGHDDAAELLLESLRDAGVSTDTVQRVDVPTGTALITVTPDGENTIVVAPGANPRVRVTSAATAAVGEADVILAQLEIPLEAVLSAAAARRPGCLLIVNAAPSRPLPDQLWAAIDVLVVNEHEAVDLGRHDGDVDTAVELLLAKVPTVVVTMGERGALVARRGTSVVRVPSIEVEPVDATGAGDTFCGVLAARLAGGDDVVAAVRTATVAGALAVTRRGAQPGVPAAAEVDATLAALA